Below is a window of Streptomyces sp. NBC_01429 DNA.
TCGAGGTACTCCGAGGTGGTACGGGGCTGCTCGGCCGAGACCGCGGCGCCGGGCCGCCCCCGCGGTCTCAGCCGAGCAGCTGGTTCTGGAGGATCACCGTCTGATGGAAGGGGACGGCGGGCGTGCCGCCCTTCTTCTCGTGCACGATCAGCGCGAGGGTGTCCCCCGCGACGACGTACGCCTGCCTGACCTGGGTGGCGCCGTACGGTTCCGGCTCCTGGAACACGTACGCGTCGGTGCCCTGAACGGCGTCCGCCGCCGCCTCGGGCCAGTCCTCGTCCAGCTCCGTCTCCCGCGCAGCCGTCAACGGGACTCCGGCGTCGTTCGCCGGGTCGATCTGCTCGTAGAAGAAATCGAACGTGTGCGCGTTCCCCTGGAAGTGCAGCAGGTAGATCCGCGCCTCGGTGCCGTCGGGCATGGTCCAGCCGCGGGCCGCGATGTTCCGTACGGAAGCCTCGCGCAGCGCCGTGCGCAGGCCGGTCCGCCGTTCCTTCTCGTATTCGGCCGTGAACCGCTCGGTGCTCACCCAGCCACCGGACAGTTCCTTGTCGGCGGTGGCCCCGGCCGGGGCCGGAAGCAGCAGATCGCGGGGGTCCGCGTAGTGGATAGAGGCGGGGTTGTCGTCGTTGAAGGGGCGCGGCGAGCCGGCGGGCAGCGCGGGCAGGGACAGCTCGGGGTAGTCCCAGCGGCCGTCGCTCACGGTTCCGAGCCCGGGCACGTCATCGCGCTCCATCCCGCTGATGCCGTACGCCACGCCGCTGCCGAGACCGGCGAAGACGGCGAGGACGACGGCCCAGCGGGTGACCGCGCGCAGAACGCGACGGGGCGGCTCGGGCGGCCGGGGGCCGGCGTCGGCGTCGGCTTCCGCCGGGGAGGGAACGTCCGGCGAACCCTCCGGGGAGGCCGCGGGCTCTTCCGGAGAGGAATCCGGAGAGGAAGAAGGGGAAGTCTTCTGCTCGCTCATATGTAGTTCCCCGGGGATTCGATGTGGCGGAGCTGCTTGTTCACCAGTTCGGCGACGGCCTGCTTGTCGAACTTCTTCGTGCCCTCCGCATTGACCGTCAGGCCCAGTTCACCGTCGTAGGCCACACAGCTCATCGACTTGATGCCGCCCATGAGCTCATCGACATCCTTGGGCGGCAGAAAGCACTTGGCCTTGTCACCTGCGCCGACGACGGGCCCCTTGCGCATCCACAGTGCCTGCGACCGCGCCGAGTACCAGTCGCGTACGGTCGCCCGGTCCGTCATGCGGGTGAGGGTGATCTGCACGATCGTTCCCGACTGCCGCGCGCGGTACGTGCGGAAGGCGAGCCCCTGAATGCCCGCCTTGTCGATCTCCTCGTCGATCTCGCCGCGCGAGGACGGGAGGTATGCGCCGAAGATCTTCTTCAATTGGGCCTTCGCCTGCCTGGCGGTCAGTTCACTGTCATTGCCGTACTCCCCCGCGTCCGGGCCGAGAACGTAGCCGCGCGGGACCGGCAGCAGCTTTTGGGTGAGGGCGCCGTCCGTACGGCCCTTGCCCACGGGGTCGGCCGGGTCCGTGCCCGGCTCGGCGTCGGTCTTGTCCCAGACGACCGTGGGTACGGTCCGGTCGGCTCCGTCCACCGTGATCCCGATGAACGCGATGCCGCCGCCGAGGGCGCCCACGACGAGGAGGGCGGGCAGCACGGTCCCGAAGAACCGCCGGAGGCGCGTTGCGGGCACGGGCTCGGCAGGGTTCTCCGCCGCGGCTGCGTCTTCGGCTGCGGCTCCGGCTCCGGCTCCGGCTCCGGCCACGTGCTCGGCCACTGGTACGTCCTCGGGCACGGGCTCGGTCACGGGCTCGGCCACTGGCCCGTCCTCGGCCACCTGCTCGGGCGCGGCGTCGGCCGCGCGCTTGCCGTCGTCGTTCACAGGCGCTCCAACTGCCGCTCGATCAGGGTCGCGATGTCCTTCTTGGGGATGGGCTCGGCATCGAAGAGGTTGACGATCGCCACCACGTCCCCCCGCCGCGCGGCACCGACCGCCTGATACGGGTACGGCGCCTCGAACTCGGAGTCGTCCCCCGCCTCGTAGGTGAAGTAGCGACCCGTGACACTGCCCTTGACGGGGTCACCGGCGTATCCGGCCTCTTCCTGGTTGAAGTACGTCGTGCTCTCCACCCACGCGGCCGCGCCCAAGTCCGTCATACCGGGCCGGAACTGCATCAGGACCACATTGCCCTCCCCCTCCCCCCGCTCCCAGGAGCGGGCGGCGATCCGGCGCACGTCGCTCGCCACCAGCCAGTCGAATGTCGGCTCACCCACACCGAAGTAGGCGGCGTACGCGGAGGGCGACAACCAGCCGTCGTTGTCCCAGTCCGCGAATCCCGCACGGCTCCCCGGGGGCGCGCTGATCAGCAGCTTCCGCAGATCGCCTTCGACTCTGACCTGGCTGTCCCGCGCCGCGCCCAGCGCCTTCGCCGCCTTCCCCGCGGGCAGCGGCTTCGCCGGATGGGCCAGCCCCGGCTGCCCCAGCGCCGGCAGGGGCGTCGGCGCGCGGTCGGCCTGTATCGCGTATCCGGTGGCCGTGCCGGCGACGAGGCCGAGTACGGCGGCGGTGGCGATCAGCAGGGCCGTACGGCCGCGTCTTCGGTTCTTGGATTGCACGTTCGCTGTTCCCCCCACGCAACGGCCGTCGGACCGTCATCGGTTCTGCGGCGCGGGCGGGTTACCCGCGCGCCCCAGCGCAGACCGACGGCGACGGGCGGGGGTTGCGCGGCGGCGGATTACGATTCCGCATATGCAATCCGCGAAGAAGCTCGTGATCAAAGTGACCGCCGGAGCCGACGCCCCCGAGCGCTGCTCCCAGGCCTTCACGGTGGCGGCGGTCGCCGTGGCCAGCGGGGTCGAGGTGTCGTTGTGGCTGACGGGCGAGTCGGCGTGGTTCGCGCTGCCGGGGCGGGCGGCGGAGTTCGAGCTGCCGCACGCGGCGCCGCTGCCGGAGCTGATCGAGTCCATCCAGGCAGGCGGGCGGATCACCCTGTGCACACAGTGCGCGGCTCGGCGCGGGATCGAGGAGAAGGACGTGCTGGCGGGGGTGCGGATCGCCGGGGCGCAGGTCTTCGTCAGCGAGATCATGGCGGACGGCGTCCAGGCGCTCGTCTACTGAGGCAGCGGGCGCGGGCGCGGGGCGTCCCAACGGGCGCCCCGGCGCCCCGGCGCTCCTGGGCCCCGGAACCCCTGATCCCTAGCGGCGCTTCCTGCGTTCCAGCTCGTCCAGCCAGCGCTCAGACTTCCGCGTCTCGCGGGTCTCCGGGTCCTCCGGCGGCTCGTCCCACCACCGGTCGTCCTTGTCGCGCGTATTGCCCACGATGGCGGCGATCGGCGGGAGCAGCAGCGCCACCACGCACAGCGCGATGGCGGCCGGGACCGACCAGATGCGCACGAAGGTCCAGGCGGAGACGAAGAGGACCAGGCATCCGCCCATGATCAGGAAGTAGCCGCGACGGCGCCGCGTGTACATACCTCCAGCGTACGACCGGAGGCCGCCGGGACGGCAGGAAAAAACGGCACGGAAAACGGCGCGAAGGACCGTGCCCCGTCAGTGGAAGCGTCCAACCCCCTGGGGCACGGCCCTCCGGCCGGTAGTACGTGAATCAGCGGCGTGGAACTCAGACCGCGATCGCGACCTCGGAGAGGCCACCGGTCTGCGCGACGACCGTACGGTCCGCCGAGCCACCCGGGACGAGGGCGCGTACCGTCCACGTGCCCTCGGCCGCGTAGAAGCGGAACTGGCCGGTCGCCGAGGTCGGGACCTCGGCGGTGAACTCGCCGGTCGAGTCCAGCAGGCGTACGTAGCCGGTGACGGGCTCGCCGTCACGCGTCACGGAGCCCTGGATGGTGGTCTCGCCGGGCTTGATCGTCGAAGCGTCCGGGCCGCCGGCCTGTGCTCCACACATACTGTTCAGTCCTTCTGTCGCAGGTCGGGCGGGATTACTTGTTGGCGCCGAGCTCGATCGGCACGCCGACGAGGGAGCCGTACTCGGTCCACGAGCCGTCGTAGTTCTTGACGTTGTCCACGCCGAGCAGCTCGTGCAGCACGAACCAGGTGAGCGCCGAGCGCTCACCGATGCGGCAGTACGCGACGGTGTCCTTGGCCAGGTCGATCCGCTCGTCCACGTAGAGCTGCTTCAGCTCGTCGTCCGACTTGAACGTGCCGTCGTCGTTGGCGTTCTTCGACCACGGGATGTTGCGGGCGGACGGGATGTGGCCCGGACGCTGCGACTGCTCCTGCGGGAGGTGCGCCGGGGCGAGCAGCTTGCCGCTGAACTCGTCGGGCGAGCGCACGTCGACCAGGTTCTGCGTGCCGATCGCGGCGACCGCGTCGTCACGGAAGGCGCGGATCGAGGTGTCCTGCGCCTTGGCCTTGTACGCGGTGGTGGCGCGGGTCGGGACGGCTTCGACCAGGTCGCGGGAGTCCAGCTCCCACTTCTTGCGGCCGCCGTCGAGGAGCTTGACGGAGTCGTGGCCGTACAGCTTGAAGTACCAGTAGGCGTAGGAGGCGAACCAGTTGTTGTTGCCGCCGTAGAGCACGACCGTGTCGTCGTTGCCGATGCCCTTGGCGGACAGGAGCTTCTCGAAGCCCTCCTGGTCGACGAAGTCGCGGCGGACCGGGTCCTGGAGGTCGCTCTTCCAGTCGATCCTGACCGCGTTCTTGATGTGGTTCTTGTCGTAGGCCGAGGTGTCCTCGTCGACCTCGACGATGACTACCTTCGGGTCGTCGATGTGGGCCTCGACCCAGTCGGCGTCTACCAGGACGTCACTGCGGCTCATGCTGTTCTCCTCCGGGGCAGTGTGCGGCGAGATGGTGCTGTGTGCGGTGGCTTCGGGGATCGGACGCGGTTGCGGCCCGTGCTCTCCGGGCACCGGCCCGGCGCGTTCGGGCCGGTGACGGCCCTGGGGCGGCTGGGCGGGGTCCTGAGCTGCGGCTCGAAGGGCCCGGGGAAGGGGCGGGGGGGGGAACGCGAACGTCCCGCTCAGAGAGTGCGACAGAGCATGGCGGCGACGCGGCACAGGTCTACTGCCCGCCGCTTCGTGAGGTCCGCCTGAAGCTTCATATGACCGATCGTAGGTACGTCACGAGGGCCATGTCACCGCCGTGTCGCATTCTGAGACGCGATCATCCACATGTCGAGACGAAGACGGACCGAACGCGGTACGGGACGATGGTCCGAACGGCCGCCGCCGCCCGTACCGCCTCCCTCATCCTGCCCGCATCTGCGGAACGGACACCTCGTCTCACGATCCGGCCGCCTGTTCCGGCGGGGCCCGTCAGCCGGTCAGCCCGTCAGCCCGTCAGCGAGACGTTCGTCCCCGTGCCCGAGAACCGCAGCCCGGTCTCCGCCGCGTCCACCTTGTCGAGCTTGACCGTCGACGGCAGCCCGTCGATCTTCATGTCGTAGTCCACCAGGTCGCGCAGCTGGCTGTCGAAGCCCGGAATCGGCAGCGTGGGCAGGGTGGCGGCCTTCAGCCGGACGGTGTGGCCGTTCACCAGCGAGACCGTGCTGTAGACGCTGAGCTTCTCGCCGTCCAGCAGCGACTTGAACGGGGCGGGGATGGTGACGCCCGCGCCCTCCGCCACATCGGCCAGCGAGCCCGACAGCTTGACCTGGCTCTTGGCCGCCCGGTCGGCGCCCGCGTACCCGACGCTCACGCCCTTCGGCGCCGACTGCTGGAGGTCCGCGTACGAGATCCGGGCCGAGCCGTCGGCCTGTCCCGCCGTCGCGGAGGAGAAACTGCTGTCGACCCTGACGTCCTTGAGGACCGCCTTGACCTCGGTCACCTGGATCGTGCGGCCGTCCACGGTGGCGTTGACGCCGCCGAGGCCGATCTCGATCTCGTCCAGGGAGGAGTTCAGGACCTGGGTGAGGAAGGGGAAGCCCTTGATGGAGACCTCGGGGTCGGAGCTGAGGCCCTGGCTCGACTTGATCTTCTCGGCGACCTGGCCCTCGGCGAAGTACACGGCCGCCCGGTCGGCGGCGACGAAGAGCCCGCCGAAGATCACGACGAGTATCAGCAGTATTCGCAGTGCGCGCATTGCTCGGTGTTCCCCCACCCTGGTCGGTCATGACCTCGGCCGGTCATGTGCGTACACGTACGTGTGGGTGCACGTACGTACGTGGTCCTGGCGCCGGCCCCGCCCGCGACCATGACCGTGAGCGTAACTCCGGCGGGCGGTACCCGGATTCGGATACCGCCCGCCGGAGTGATCGATCCCGTCGGTCCCGTCGATCCCAGTGATCGACGTCCGGCGGAGGCAAACGGTTCCCGCCGGCCGCTTCCGGCCCACACCGGCTTCCACCGTCAGACCAGTGCGCGACCCAGCAGGTAGACGGCCGGTGCGGCGGCCGTGAGCGGCAGGGCCACCCCGGCGGTCATGTGCACGAAGCGCGACGGGTAGTCGTAGCTCGCCGCCCGCAGCCCGATCAGCGCGCAGACCCCGGCGACCAGTCCCAGCACCGCGCCCCGGCCGCTGGTCAGGTCGTCCGTCATCCCGCCGACCACGAGACCCGCGACCATGCCGGCCAGCGGAGCGGCCACGAGGGAGACGGGCCCCGGCAGCGGCAGCGCGCGGACCACGGTGGCCACCGCGACGGCGATCGCCCCGACGACCACGGCGGCCGGCGGTGCCGCCAGGTGCCCGGCGGCGAGGATGGCGAGCGCGGCGGAGGCGACGGCGGCCATCAGGCCGGCCATCCGCTCGTCGCCGGTCGCGGGACTGCGCAGCTGG
It encodes the following:
- a CDS encoding DsrE family protein, with product MQSAKKLVIKVTAGADAPERCSQAFTVAAVAVASGVEVSLWLTGESAWFALPGRAAEFELPHAAPLPELIESIQAGGRITLCTQCAARRGIEEKDVLAGVRIAGAQVFVSEIMADGVQALVY
- a CDS encoding DUF3099 domain-containing protein; protein product: MYTRRRRGYFLIMGGCLVLFVSAWTFVRIWSVPAAIALCVVALLLPPIAAIVGNTRDKDDRWWDEPPEDPETRETRKSERWLDELERRKRR
- a CDS encoding DUF1416 domain-containing protein; the protein is MCGAQAGGPDASTIKPGETTIQGSVTRDGEPVTGYVRLLDSTGEFTAEVPTSATGQFRFYAAEGTWTVRALVPGGSADRTVVAQTGGLSEVAIAV
- a CDS encoding sulfurtransferase; protein product: MSRSDVLVDADWVEAHIDDPKVVIVEVDEDTSAYDKNHIKNAVRIDWKSDLQDPVRRDFVDQEGFEKLLSAKGIGNDDTVVLYGGNNNWFASYAYWYFKLYGHDSVKLLDGGRKKWELDSRDLVEAVPTRATTAYKAKAQDTSIRAFRDDAVAAIGTQNLVDVRSPDEFSGKLLAPAHLPQEQSQRPGHIPSARNIPWSKNANDDGTFKSDDELKQLYVDERIDLAKDTVAYCRIGERSALTWFVLHELLGVDNVKNYDGSWTEYGSLVGVPIELGANK
- a CDS encoding putative leader peptide, with product MKLQADLTKRRAVDLCRVAAMLCRTL
- a CDS encoding LmeA family phospholipid-binding protein — encoded protein: MRALRILLILVVIFGGLFVAADRAAVYFAEGQVAEKIKSSQGLSSDPEVSIKGFPFLTQVLNSSLDEIEIGLGGVNATVDGRTIQVTEVKAVLKDVRVDSSFSSATAGQADGSARISYADLQQSAPKGVSVGYAGADRAAKSQVKLSGSLADVAEGAGVTIPAPFKSLLDGEKLSVYSTVSLVNGHTVRLKAATLPTLPIPGFDSQLRDLVDYDMKIDGLPSTVKLDKVDAAETGLRFSGTGTNVSLTG